The following coding sequences lie in one Montipora foliosa isolate CH-2021 chromosome 11, ASM3666993v2, whole genome shotgun sequence genomic window:
- the LOC137977288 gene encoding uncharacterized protein: MARAANRLRQQLRPEDLTDLPFEISEENIPVDFPKADVCIRSKWHLVSATSEKLQQLVKAKNWYIDGTFKLCRQPFSQLFTINALLKGGDQGKQVCLLFVVMSRRKKRDYRAVLKEVLSILPSAPAVRRMTLDFERALWTVLRQWLPDISLQGCLFHWTQALWRKVQEVGLEPTYCADSPTYKYIQKVMALPFLPEADIPPMFQHLRDITTTMTLRELVKYLADTWVTSTMWPPFYWSVYMLPIRTNNNIEGWHHSLN; the protein is encoded by the exons GCCCGAAGACCTGACTGACCTACCGTTTGAGATCTCGGAAGAAAACATTCCGGTCGATTTCCCGAAAGCTGACGTCTGTATTCGCAGCAAGTGGCACTTGGTGTCTGCAACCAGCGAGAAGCTTCAGCAGTTAGTGAAGGCCAAAAACTGGTACATTGATGGGACCTTCAAACTCTGTCGCCAGCCGTTTAGCCAGCTGTTTACAATCAATGCGCTCTTGAAGGGCGGAGATCAAGGTAAACAGGTTTGCCTCCTGTTTGTCGTCATGTCcaggaggaaaaaaagagactACCGTGCCGTACTAAAAGAGGTGCTGAGCATACTTCCCTCGGCACCAGCTGTAAGAAGAATGACATTAGACTTCGAGCGTGCTCTGTGGACAGTCCTCAGGCAGTGGCTACCAGACATCTCTCTACAAGGATGCCTGTTCCACTGGACACAAGCGTTGTGGAGAAAG GTTCAAGAGGTAGGACTGGAACCAACTTACTGTGCAGACAGCCCCACATACAAATACATCCAAAAGGTGATGGCCCTGCCCTTTCTACCAGAAGCCGATATCCCACCCATGTTCCAGCATCTCAGAGACATCACCACCACCATGACTCTTCGGGAACTTGTCAAGTACCTAGCTGACACCTGGGTTACCAGCACAATGTGGCCTCCTTTCTACTGGTCTGTCTACATGCTGCCTATTAGAACGAACAACAACATCGAGGGGTGGCACCACAGCCTTAACTGA